The sequence ATTGATGTCGATGACCTCGCGGAACTGTTCCGGCGTCTCCTCCGTCGCGGGTCGTTCGCCGCTGATCCCGGCGTTGTTGACCAGGATGTCCACCCGCCCGAAGGCGCGCACGGCCGCGTCGACCAGGGCCCGGCAGTCCTCCGGTCTGGAGATGTCGGTGCGCACCGCGACGGCCCGGCGGCCGAGCCTTTCGACGGCCGTGCGCACAGCCGCCAGCCGCTCGACGCGCCGTGCCCCGAGCACGACATCGGCTCCGGCCTCGGCCACCGCGGTGGCGAAGGCGATACCCAGTCCGGAGGAGGCGCCGGTGACCACGGCCACGCGGCCGTCGAGCCGGAAGCGGTCAAGAACGCTCATGGCTGCCCGACGTCACCGGTGGGCGGCGATGTAGTTCACCACGTCGCCGACGGTCCTCAGTTCAGCGCCCCGGTCGTCGGGGAACTTCACCTCGAACGTGTCCTCGGCCGCCACGGTGATCTCCACCATGGAGAGGGAGTCGACGTCGAGGTCGTCGGTGAAGGACTTCTCGGCGGTCACTTCGGCGGGGTCGATGCCTGCGACCTCTTCGACGATCTTGGCAAGGGAGTCGAGAATGTCGGCGTTGTTCGCCATGGGTTCCTCCTTCTTGGGACGGGTCCTGCCGAGTCCTTGGGACGGGTCGTGCCGAGTCGGCCGTCGTGGGTGCGGGGGCGTCAGAGCCCGAGGCGGCGCCGGTAGGTGAGGAGGGTGTCCAGGAAGCCCTCCATCTGCTCCTCGGTGTGGCCCGCGTGCGGGAACAGGCGCAGCAGCGCCTGGTTGCGTGAGACCGCCGGGTAGGAGAAGACGGGTACGAGGTAGCCGTCCGCCACGAACCACTCCCGCATCTGGAGCGCGGCGGCGTCGCTGCCGATCGGCACGGAGAGCATGTACGACTCGGTCGGCGTCGTGGGCGTGCCGGCCTCGCGCATCTGCCGGCGCAGGCGGGCGGCGTGCGCCAGGTAGTCGTCGACGATGCGCGGATCGTCGGCGAGGGCGTCGATGGTGCGCTTGGCGGCGTAGGCGGTGGGCGGCTGGATGGCGGCCGTGAACATCGAGGTGCCGGAGAGCAGTTCGAAGGCGTCGATGGCCGCCGCCGGCCCGGCGATCGCGCCGCCCTCCAGACCGATGGCCTTCGACAGTGACACCATGACGAAGTCGGCCCGCTCCCGGATCGCGGCGGCCTCCGCGGCGTACGGACGGTTCTCGGGCCCGTACACCATGAAGCCGTTCGCATCGTCGATCATGCTGATGGCGCCGTGGCGGTCGCACGCGTCGAGGATGTCCACGATCGGCCCCATGGTGCCGTCGGCCGAGTAGATGCTCTCGGCGATCACCACGGTCTTGGGGGCCCGGACCCGGTCCAGGACACGGTCCAGGTCGGCGACGTCGTTGTGCCGGAAGGCGTGCGCCTTGCGGCTGTAGCCGAGCCCTTCGAGACCTTTCCAGATACTCCAGTGGACATCGCGGTCGACGACGAAGACGGTGTCGTGGTTGTGCACTTCGATCCCGGCGTCGAAGTGCGCGGAACTGCTCATGGCGTGGACGAATCCGATGTTGGCCAGGAGGCCGGTGGCGAAGCTGATGGCTCGCTCCTTGCCCGTGCGGCGGGCGATCGTCTCCTCCAGCTCCTGGTGCGGGCGGCAGATTCCCTGTGTCATCCGGGATCCGCTGGTGCTCAGTCCGTGGGCGAGCGCTCCCTGTGCGAAATGGCGTTGTACCGGGATGTGCCGCTCCAGGTCGAGGAAGCTGATGCTGGCGAAGTTCACCAGTTCGCGGCCGTTGCGGACGATGGTGGGTCCGACGGGGCCGTCCACCACCGGCGGGCGGTACGCGGTGTCGTGGGTGTTCGCCTCGACGAAGGCGGCGAAGGCCCACGGGGCCAGGCGGTCCGCGGTCGGTGCGGGGGTGTGGGACGCGGTCATGGCGAGTTTTCTCCTCCACGGTGGGCGCGGGGCGGCAGGGGCTCCAGGGCTGCGGCGAGATGGCCGAGCGAGGCCGTTCCGGCCAGTTCGTCCGACGCGATCCCGGTGAAGCCGGACCGGTGGAGCAGCGCCAGCAGACGAGGGACGGCGAGCAGAGTGATCCCGTGGTCGGCGAGGCAGCGGTTCATGTCGACGGCATCACGGGGGCTTGCCGACGGGTCAGGGGGTCGGACGGCGGTCACGGCGGCGGCCAGCGCCCGTTCGGCGTCCGTCGCGGGCGGGCGTGACGGTACGTGCGGGGTTTCCGGGCCGCCGGTGGTGGCGCGGGGCAGGTCGGGGAGACGGCCGGGTCCGGGGGTGGCCGGGCGCAGGACGTAGCGGCCCGGGGCCAGGGTGCCGGGTACTTCGCCGAGGTGGTCCAGGACGTGGCGGTGCAGGTCGCCGGGGGTGAGGCCGGAGACCGTGCGGGCATGTACGACGAGGTGAGGGTCGTCGCCCTTCGCGGTGGCGTCCCCGCCGGGTGTCACCGTCGCGTCGAGCACTCCGGGGTGGCCGCGCACCACGTCCTCGACCTTGGGCAGGCACACCCAGCCCTGCGGGGCGCGCCACCATCCGGGGGCGGGCGGGGTGAGCCGGTGTGCCGGGAGCGCGCGTTCGTCGCCGTCGGCGAGCGCGCGCAGGGCGGCGCACAGCCGGAGGGGCAACGCGGCGGCCTGCCCGGTGTCGAGGAGATGGTCCCCGACGGTGACGTCGAGGGTGACGGCCCCTCCGTCGCGGCTGAAGTCGACGTACAGCGTGTCGCAGGGCTCGTCGGGCGCGCTGCGGATCCAGGTGGCGGTCCCGCCGGGCGGGGTGTCGGGCGCGGGGACCAGGTAGTCGCGCGGCCAGGAATAGCAGTTGTACTCGATGGTGGGTACGGTCACGACACCCCGGCGGCGGTCCATCCGGGCCTGGGCGGCGACCAGTTCGGCGGGGCGCCACCGCCCGTACCGGTAGGCCGTGGCGGAGGCGGCGGCGACCGAGGCGACCACCTCGCCGAACACCGCGCCCGGGCGGAGATCGATCTGTACCGGAACCGTCAGGGCCCGGACACCGATGCTGGTCCGCAGCGCGGCGCGGGCCCGGTTGGAGACCACCACCGAGGCGAGGAACCGGTGTTCGCCGGTGCGGGCGGCGACGTCGTGGGCCAGCACGGCGAGCATGACGATCTCCGGGCTGACCCGGTGACGCCGGGCGACGCGGTCGAGGTCGTCGTACGCCTCCACCGAGCGGTGCTGGAGGCGGTGGCGCCCCTCACCGTCGTCGGTCCCGCCGAACGGGGCCAGCACGCAGGTCGGGTTGTCCGCGAGACGCGTGAGCCACTCCCGCTCCGCCGCGCGGGCGCGTTCCGGGTCCTGGTCACCGGCCGCGTCGAGGGGGTGTGCGATGGGCGGGTGCGCGGGGGTGGGCGGGGGCGCGGGGGTGGGCGCAGGCGCGGCGGTGGGCGCAGGCGCGGTGGCGGGCGCAGGCGCGGTGGCGGGCGCAGGCGCGATAGCGGGCGGAGGCGCGGGCTTCTTCGGCGGTGCGCCGGCGCCGCGCAGCAGGTCGTGCAGTTGGTCGAGCAGCACCGCCAGTCCCCATCCGTCGATCACGACATGGTGGACGGCCAGCACGACCGCGCGCGGCTCTCCCGCCTCCAGCAGCACCCGGGCGAGCCAGGGCGGATTACGCTCGGGGTCGATCGGGCGGGCGGCCAGCGCCGCCGTGGCGGCCTCCAGGATGTCGGCGGAGGCGGCGGGAACCTCGGCATGGTCGACCGGCAGGGGGGCCCAGTCCGCCCGGTGGACGTGCTGCGTCGGGTGGAGCGGGTCGACCGTGGTGCGCAGCGCCTCATGGCGGGCGGTGAGCGTCGCGAGCGCCCGGTGGACGTCGGCGACCGTCGCCGGGGGCGGGACGTGGCAGTGGTCGGCGAGCGGTGTCGGGTTCACCCGCCGTCGCGCGGGAATGGTGCGCTCGTACCAGTGCCACTGCTGGACCCAGTTCAGCGGTCCGCTGCGGATGACGGTGGCGGGGCGGCTCGGAGCCGGTCGCGGGGCATGGTTCACGGCCGGCACCTCATACGGCCCGGACCACGAGCGCGGCGTTGTGCCCGCCGAAGCCGAACGAGTTGCTGAGCGCGATCCGCACCCGCTCGTGGTGCTGCGCCCGGTGCGGCACGAAGTTGATGTCCGGGTCGATCGGCTCGTCGCAGTTGACGGTCGGCGGGACGTCACCCGTGCGCAGGACCTGGATGGAGGCCACGAGTTCGACCGCCCCGGCGGCACCGATCATGTGTCCGGTCATCGACTTGGTGGAGCTGACCGGGATCCGGGTGGCACGATCGCCCAGCACCTGGCGCAGCACGGCCGTCTCGACGGCGTCGTTCAGCAGCGTCCCGGTGCCGTGCGCGTTGACGTAGTCCACGTCCGACCCGGTGATCCCCGCGTCGCGCAGTGCCGCCTCCACGGCGAGGCACGCGCCTCGTCCCTCCGGGTGCGGGGCGGTCCAGTGATGGGCGTCGGAACTCGCTCCGTAGCCGATCAGCTCCGCCAGCGCCGTCGCCCCCCGCCGGTCGGCCACTTCGGCGGCCTCCAGCACCAGCACGGCGGCGCCCTCGCTCATCACGAATCCGTCGCGGTGCGCGTCGAACGGCCGGCACGCGGCGGTCGGGTCGTCGTTGCGGGTGGACAGCGCGCGGGCGTTGCCGCTGCCCGCGAGGTCGACGGCGGTGACGCAGGCGTCGGCGCCGCCGGCGAGGACGATGTCGGCCTCCCCCTGGCAGATCATCCGCATCGCCGCGCCCACCGCGTCGGCGCCGCTGGCGCACGCCGTGCTCTGGGCACGGCTCGGCCCCCGGGTGCCCAGCCGCATGCTGATCTCGGCGGCGGCGCTGTCCATGGCGGTGGTGACCTGGGTGAAGGGGCCGATGGCCCGCGGCCCTTTGTCCCGCAGCGTGTTCGCGGCCCGGTAGATCGACCCCACCGGGCCGTAGCCGCTGCCGATGACCACGGCGACCCGCGGTGCCGAGTGGTCGTCGACGACGAGTCCGGCGTGCTCGCATGCCTCCAGGGCCGCGGCGAGGGCGTACTGCGCGTAGGGATCGGCGCGGCGGCTGACCGGCCGGGGCATGTAGCGGCCGGGGGTGAACCCGCGGACCTGGCCGCCGATCCGGACTCCGAGGCCGGTCACGTCGATCCCGTCCACGGTGTCGATGCCGCTGCGCCCGGCCAGCATCGCCGTCCAGGTGTCGGCGACGCTGTGGCCCAGCGGTGTCACCGCCCCGTACCCGGTGACCATCACCCGGCGCCGGGACCCGCCGCGCCGGGAGTCACCCCGCTGTGTCGCGTCCGTCACGTCCGTCACCTCCGTCACTGGGGAACCACCTCGGCGTCGCGGAGGGGCGGGGGGATGTCGTCGGGGCCGACCGGCACCATCAGCACGGCCGTACCGCCCTGTGCGCAGAACCGGCGCGCGGCGCGGATCTCCTCGGTCAGCGCGGCCTTGTCGCGCAGCACCCGGCAGTGGATGTCCGGGCCGTCCACCATGGGCGGTGGCGCGCCCGGGCGGGTGAAGGGATAGCGGTCGGCGTCGAGTCCGAGGCGGGCGCGCTGGGCGTCCAGCCAGCCGTAGCCGCCGTTGCACAGCACCACGTACAGCACACCGCCGTGGGCCGGGGCGGTGACGGCGATGTCCGCGCGGGCCGCGAGGAACGCTCCGTCCCCGATGATCGCGGTGACCTCGTGGTCCGGGGCGGCCCGCTTGACCCCGATGGCCGCCGCCGCTCCGAAGCCCAGGGGGGTCTGCTCCGACGGCACGATGGACCCGCCACCGGCGTGGAAGGGGAAGCAGTAGGACCACATGTCCTGGAGCCCGTTCTCCTGGACCAGTACGCGGGGCTCGGCGGCGGTGGCGTCCAGCGCGGCGAGCAGCTCGGCGATGCGGATGCCCGGCAGTGCCGCCGCGCGGGCCAGTTCCTCCGCCATGTGGAGCGACATGGCCTCGCGGGCGGCGGCGATCCTGTCCGGCCACGCCCCGGGCGTGTCCGCGTGCCCGCCCTGCCCGCCCTGCCCGGCCTGCCCGGCCCGCCCGGCCCGCCCTGACCCCGGGTCCTCCTCCAGAGCCCGCGCCCAGCCGAGCACGGCGTGCCGGGCGTCTCCGAGCACGCGCGGGCCCGCGAACTCCGCCGAGAGGCCGCCGGGGTCGACATTGACCTGCACCACCGTGACCGGGGGCCACGGTGTTCCGCCTTCCACGGCGGTCTCCTCCAGACGCCCGGCGAGCGACACCACCAGGTCGCAGGAGGACCACAGTTCACGGGCGGGGGCGGCGGCGTACAGGCCCGCCAGACCGCAGAACAGCGGGTGCCGCTCGTCGACGGCACCGCGGCCGGACGCGGTGGTGAAGATCGCCGCGCCGAGGCGTCCGGCGAAGTGCTCGACCACCCCGTCCTCGTTGCGGTGCCGCATCCCGCCGCCCACCAGCACCACCGGGCGCCGGCTCGCGCGGATCGCCGCCAGCGCCGGTCCCGGCGTCACGGCAACGGAATCGGGGAGCAGTCGTTCGGGCGGTGTCGGCCGTGGTCCGGTGACGAGGATCTCCGCCGTGCGGACGTCGTCGGGCAGCTCCAGGTACACGGGTCCGGGCGGCGGCCCCGCGGCGCGGGTCAGCGCCGTCACCGTCGCGGGGACGACCCGGTCCGGGTGTCCCACCCGGTGCGCCCACCGCACCAGGGGCGCCACCGCGGCGACCTGGTCGAGTTCCTGGAATCCACCGCTGCCCCGGCGCCGTTCGGCCACGCCGGCGGCGAGCACGAGAACCGGCGCGCCGGACTCCCGCGCCTCCAGCAGCCCGGTGGCCGCGTGGGTGACAGCCGGCCCCTTGCCCAGTGCGCACACGGCGAGCCGGCCCGACTGGAGCGCGTAGCCGGTGGCCATGTACAGCGCGTTGCGCTGGTCACGGCACGGTACGAGGTCCAGGCCCGCGGCGTCGAGGGCGCGGAGCAACTCCAGGTCGTCGCCGGGCAGTCCGAAGCAGGTGTCCACCTCGTTGGCCACCAGCAGGTCGACGATCGCGGACCACGCGTCGGCGTATCGCTTGCTCACCGCGTTCACCTCTCACCCACCGCGTCCAGGGCGGCCGTCGGGAGATTCCGGGCCACCGCCTGTGACATGAGCAGCGGTTCGGCGTGCCGCTTCCCGCCGAAGGAGAGGTAGTTCGCCCTCATCCCGAATCCACCGAACGGGCGGTTTCCGTCCTCGACGTCCAGCAGGGTGTGGTCGACACAGGTCTGGTGCCGCTCGGACAGGACTCTCACCGTGTCCGGGTCGTTTCCGTAGACCATCGCTCCCAGCGCGCGTTCGCTGAAGAAGGGGCTCGACAACCGTTCGCGTAATCGCCGGGCACTGGGGTAGGACACGACGTTGAACACCGGGGCGAACATCTCGTCCAGGGGGATCTTGTCGTCGAAGTCCCACAGCAGGACGGTCGGTTCGACCCTGCGGGACGGCAGATCGATGCGCCCGCCGTGCCGGATGCGCCGCGCGTGACGTACCAGGTAGTCCGAGCAGTTCACCAGCGCCGAGTCGTAGTGGATCGGACCGTAGTCGGCGGCCGGGTCACGGTTGTCCCCGAAACGCAGCGCGTCCAGCTCGGCGGACAGCAGGCCGACGAATTCCTCGGTACGGCCCCGCGGTGTGAACACGACGTCGGGCCCGAAGCAGTCCTGGCCCGAGTTGTAGAGCCGGATCCTCGTGACGTCATGCACGGCAAGGGCGAGATCGGCATCGGGCGCGACCACGAAAGGGTTGATTCCGTTGCCGAAGAAGAGAAAGAGCTGATCTTCCGCCAGGCCCTCGCGGACGGTTTCGGCGTTGGCGTAATTCCCGGTGAAGACGATGAGGTCCGCCTCGCGCACCGGTCCTGTCACGAACTTGCGCTGGCTGAGTTCGAAAAGCTCGATGGGTAAACCGTGGGCCGGTGCCAGCAGAGCATGCAGACGCTGCATCTGGCTTTTCGTCTCGGAAGACGGCCGGAAGGCGATGCGGTCGCTGTAAAGCGATGCCACGAGCATGTAGAGCGCGTAGGAGTAGAGCGGGATGTTGGAGGGCATGAAGACGGCCGCGAGGGGCACGCGGCCCGGCCGGACCCGGCGGATTTCCTCCTCCGCTCCGTCGAGCGTCGCAAGGAACGAACGAATTTCCGCGACGGCGGTGCGGCGGGGGGAGACTTCGGTGAGAATGTCCACCACCGCCTCCTCGTGGTCGGCCACGTACCGGCGCACCGCACGCAGCGCGTCGACCCGGTCGGGGAAGGGGATGCGGTAGCCGGCCGCACCGGCACCCGGGCCGGACGCGGCGGGGCCGCCGGTCTCGTCCCGCGAGGCGGGCAGCGAGGTCACGGCGATGTTCCGCAGAACGGCCAGGTCGGGCTTCCCGGTTCCCGTCAGGGGCCAGGAGGGAAGCACGACGATGTGGTCGGGCTGCTCGTAGCGGGCGAGCGCGGTGCGCAGCAGTCGCTTCCAGTGCGCCGGCTCGCGAGTGTCCGGGTCCGCGACGACGAACACCAGACGGTGGCCCAGGCGGTCGTCGGGGACGGCGAGGACCTGCGTCTCCACACCGGCCTCCGCGGCCCGCCGGGCGAGGTGGTCGGGATAGAGCGTGTGGCCGTCGCGGTGCACCGCGTGCTTGCGCCCGACCGGGAACACCCGGCCGGCGTCGTCGAGCAGGCCGATGTCGCCCGTGCGGTACACGGAATCCAGGACCGGGATGATCTCGCCGTCATCGCCCAGTCGGCCGGTCATCAGACCGTCGCTGCGGACGACGAGTTCGCCGAGCCGGCCAGGGGAAAGCGGCCTGCCGTGTTCGTCGTGCACCTCGACGGTCACGCCGGGCAGGGGCGTCCCGCATCCGACCGGGTCGGCAGGGGTCGCCAGCGCGATGTTTCCCACCTCGGTCGCCCCATAGCCGTCGAGCAGGTGGCGGCCCGTACGGGCGTGGAACCGGGCGGCCAGGTTGCGTCCCAGCGGCGCGCCGCCCACGCACCAGGCCCGTACCGTCTCCAGCGCGTCGGTGAGAGCCGGACGACGGTCGAACAGGTTGAGCAGGCTGTAGTAGGTCGACGGGGCCGCGTCCACGACGGAGAGACCGTGGTCCATGCCGACCGCGAGCGCATGGTCCAGGCGGGTCGCCGGCCCGTAGACCACGAGCGTGCCGCCGCCCAGCCACCAGCAGAGGACCAGCGACAGACCGTACTGGTGGGAGTACGGCA is a genomic window of Streptomyces sp. WP-1 containing:
- a CDS encoding acyl carrier protein, with translation MANNADILDSLAKIVEEVAGIDPAEVTAEKSFTDDLDVDSLSMVEITVAAEDTFEVKFPDDRGAELRTVGDVVNYIAAHR
- a CDS encoding aminotransferase class I/II-fold pyridoxal phosphate-dependent enzyme, with protein sequence MTASHTPAPTADRLAPWAFAAFVEANTHDTAYRPPVVDGPVGPTIVRNGRELVNFASISFLDLERHIPVQRHFAQGALAHGLSTSGSRMTQGICRPHQELEETIARRTGKERAISFATGLLANIGFVHAMSSSAHFDAGIEVHNHDTVFVVDRDVHWSIWKGLEGLGYSRKAHAFRHNDVADLDRVLDRVRAPKTVVIAESIYSADGTMGPIVDILDACDRHGAISMIDDANGFMVYGPENRPYAAEAAAIRERADFVMVSLSKAIGLEGGAIAGPAAAIDAFELLSGTSMFTAAIQPPTAYAAKRTIDALADDPRIVDDYLAHAARLRRQMREAGTPTTPTESYMLSVPIGSDAAALQMREWFVADGYLVPVFSYPAVSRNQALLRLFPHAGHTEEQMEGFLDTLLTYRRRLGL
- a CDS encoding condensation domain-containing protein, whose product is MNHAPRPAPSRPATVIRSGPLNWVQQWHWYERTIPARRRVNPTPLADHCHVPPPATVADVHRALATLTARHEALRTTVDPLHPTQHVHRADWAPLPVDHAEVPAASADILEAATAALAARPIDPERNPPWLARVLLEAGEPRAVVLAVHHVVIDGWGLAVLLDQLHDLLRGAGAPPKKPAPPPAIAPAPATAPAPATAPAPTAAPAPTPAPPPTPAHPPIAHPLDAAGDQDPERARAAEREWLTRLADNPTCVLAPFGGTDDGEGRHRLQHRSVEAYDDLDRVARRHRVSPEIVMLAVLAHDVAARTGEHRFLASVVVSNRARAALRTSIGVRALTVPVQIDLRPGAVFGEVVASVAAASATAYRYGRWRPAELVAAQARMDRRRGVVTVPTIEYNCYSWPRDYLVPAPDTPPGGTATWIRSAPDEPCDTLYVDFSRDGGAVTLDVTVGDHLLDTGQAAALPLRLCAALRALADGDERALPAHRLTPPAPGWWRAPQGWVCLPKVEDVVRGHPGVLDATVTPGGDATAKGDDPHLVVHARTVSGLTPGDLHRHVLDHLGEVPGTLAPGRYVLRPATPGPGRLPDLPRATTGGPETPHVPSRPPATDAERALAAAVTAVRPPDPSASPRDAVDMNRCLADHGITLLAVPRLLALLHRSGFTGIASDELAGTASLGHLAAALEPLPPRAHRGGENSP
- the fabF gene encoding beta-ketoacyl-ACP synthase II — its product is MTDATQRGDSRRGGSRRRVMVTGYGAVTPLGHSVADTWTAMLAGRSGIDTVDGIDVTGLGVRIGGQVRGFTPGRYMPRPVSRRADPYAQYALAAALEACEHAGLVVDDHSAPRVAVVIGSGYGPVGSIYRAANTLRDKGPRAIGPFTQVTTAMDSAAAEISMRLGTRGPSRAQSTACASGADAVGAAMRMICQGEADIVLAGGADACVTAVDLAGSGNARALSTRNDDPTAACRPFDAHRDGFVMSEGAAVLVLEAAEVADRRGATALAELIGYGASSDAHHWTAPHPEGRGACLAVEAALRDAGITGSDVDYVNAHGTGTLLNDAVETAVLRQVLGDRATRIPVSSTKSMTGHMIGAAGAVELVASIQVLRTGDVPPTVNCDEPIDPDINFVPHRAQHHERVRIALSNSFGFGGHNAALVVRAV
- a CDS encoding thiamine pyrophosphate-binding protein; translated protein: MSKRYADAWSAIVDLLVANEVDTCFGLPGDDLELLRALDAAGLDLVPCRDQRNALYMATGYALQSGRLAVCALGKGPAVTHAATGLLEARESGAPVLVLAAGVAERRRGSGGFQELDQVAAVAPLVRWAHRVGHPDRVVPATVTALTRAAGPPPGPVYLELPDDVRTAEILVTGPRPTPPERLLPDSVAVTPGPALAAIRASRRPVVLVGGGMRHRNEDGVVEHFAGRLGAAIFTTASGRGAVDERHPLFCGLAGLYAAAPARELWSSCDLVVSLAGRLEETAVEGGTPWPPVTVVQVNVDPGGLSAEFAGPRVLGDARHAVLGWARALEEDPGSGRAGRAGQAGQGGQGGHADTPGAWPDRIAAAREAMSLHMAEELARAAALPGIRIAELLAALDATAAEPRVLVQENGLQDMWSYCFPFHAGGGSIVPSEQTPLGFGAAAAIGVKRAAPDHEVTAIIGDGAFLAARADIAVTAPAHGGVLYVVLCNGGYGWLDAQRARLGLDADRYPFTRPGAPPPMVDGPDIHCRVLRDKAALTEEIRAARRFCAQGGTAVLMVPVGPDDIPPPLRDAEVVPQ
- a CDS encoding aldehyde dehydrogenase family protein, which translates into the protein MISPEGHIWETDEIVARVFGAAELLAHRGVEPGSRVMMSGANSPEWVVDLLALIHLDASVVLTDHRATSSRRAQIRAQARTLLEIGAETDSTAPPPPTSATAPVPDIAAWARRQDAAISWSSGTTGTPKGIVRSGRSILDNLALSAERMAYRPDDVFLPVLPYSHQYGLSLVLCWWLGGGTLVVYGPATRLDHALAVGMDHGLSVVDAAPSTYYSLLNLFDRRPALTDALETVRAWCVGGAPLGRNLAARFHARTGRHLLDGYGATEVGNIALATPADPVGCGTPLPGVTVEVHDEHGRPLSPGRLGELVVRSDGLMTGRLGDDGEIIPVLDSVYRTGDIGLLDDAGRVFPVGRKHAVHRDGHTLYPDHLARRAAEAGVETQVLAVPDDRLGHRLVFVVADPDTREPAHWKRLLRTALARYEQPDHIVVLPSWPLTGTGKPDLAVLRNIAVTSLPASRDETGGPAASGPGAGAAGYRIPFPDRVDALRAVRRYVADHEEAVVDILTEVSPRRTAVAEIRSFLATLDGAEEEIRRVRPGRVPLAAVFMPSNIPLYSYALYMLVASLYSDRIAFRPSSETKSQMQRLHALLAPAHGLPIELFELSQRKFVTGPVREADLIVFTGNYANAETVREGLAEDQLFLFFGNGINPFVVAPDADLALAVHDVTRIRLYNSGQDCFGPDVVFTPRGRTEEFVGLLSAELDALRFGDNRDPAADYGPIHYDSALVNCSDYLVRHARRIRHGGRIDLPSRRVEPTVLLWDFDDKIPLDEMFAPVFNVVSYPSARRLRERLSSPFFSERALGAMVYGNDPDTVRVLSERHQTCVDHTLLDVEDGNRPFGGFGMRANYLSFGGKRHAEPLLMSQAVARNLPTAALDAVGER